Proteins encoded in a region of the Brevundimonas vesicularis genome:
- a CDS encoding M50 family metallopeptidase, whose protein sequence is MLGVLGQVLISIASFLLVLTFIVTIHELGHFLVARAFGVKVDRFAVGFGKAVASRTDRHGIEWRLGWLPLGGYVKFSGDLDASSVPDRAGLDELRSRVVAERGPGAERDYFHFKPVWQRALIVAAGPIANFILAITIFALVFMAVGVSLRPARVSQVQAGSPAAAAGFQVGDLITQVNGKAIRDGSAVTRTVMLSTGDPVRFTVERAGRPVELVATPERREENDPIAGRVKVGRIGLGLGSSAGDVRHVRYGPVEAVAEGARQTADVIGSTLTYLGRLATGRESGDQFSGPLGMAKATGSLTTAAVEANPAPSAMAINLILTLTTLAAILSIGIGFLNLLPIPVLDGGHLLFYGYEAVAKQPVSARFQEMGYRAGLALLAGFMLFATWNDLQKLNIFQFLGGLVS, encoded by the coding sequence ATGCTGGGCGTCCTGGGTCAGGTCCTGATCTCCATCGCCTCGTTCCTGCTGGTGCTGACCTTTATCGTCACCATCCACGAACTGGGTCACTTCCTTGTCGCGCGCGCCTTTGGCGTGAAGGTGGATCGGTTCGCGGTCGGCTTCGGCAAGGCCGTGGCCAGCCGCACCGATCGTCACGGCATCGAATGGCGTCTCGGTTGGCTGCCGCTGGGCGGCTATGTGAAGTTCTCGGGCGATCTGGATGCGTCCAGCGTGCCTGACCGGGCCGGATTGGATGAACTGCGCAGCCGCGTGGTCGCCGAGCGTGGACCGGGCGCCGAGCGCGATTATTTCCATTTCAAGCCGGTGTGGCAGCGCGCCCTGATCGTCGCGGCCGGGCCCATCGCGAACTTCATCCTGGCCATCACCATCTTCGCCCTCGTCTTCATGGCGGTCGGCGTGTCCTTGCGCCCCGCGCGTGTCTCTCAGGTGCAGGCGGGATCGCCGGCCGCCGCCGCCGGTTTCCAGGTCGGCGACCTGATCACCCAGGTGAACGGCAAGGCCATTAGGGACGGCAGCGCGGTCACCCGCACCGTCATGCTTTCGACCGGTGATCCCGTGCGCTTCACGGTCGAGCGCGCCGGGCGTCCTGTCGAACTGGTCGCCACGCCGGAACGCCGCGAGGAAAACGACCCCATCGCCGGACGCGTCAAGGTCGGCCGCATCGGCCTGGGGCTGGGCTCGTCGGCCGGTGATGTCCGCCACGTGCGCTATGGCCCCGTCGAGGCTGTCGCCGAGGGAGCGCGCCAAACGGCCGACGTCATCGGCTCGACCTTGACCTACCTCGGACGCCTGGCGACGGGCCGCGAGTCGGGCGATCAGTTCAGCGGTCCGCTGGGCATGGCCAAGGCGACGGGCTCGCTGACCACGGCTGCGGTCGAGGCCAATCCAGCGCCTAGCGCCATGGCCATCAACCTGATCCTGACGCTGACAACCTTGGCCGCCATACTTTCGATCGGAATCGGCTTTCTAAATCTGCTTCCCATTCCGGTCCTCGACGGCGGGCATCTGCTTTTCTACGGCTATGAGGCTGTGGCGAAACAGCCTGTGTCGGCGCGATTCCAGGAGATGGGCTATCGTGCAGGCCTTGCGCTTTTGGCGGGATTTATGTTGTTCGCAACGTGGAACGACCTACAGAAGCTCAATATCTTCCAATTCCTCGGCGGGCTCGTCTCGTGA
- the dxr gene encoding 1-deoxy-D-xylulose-5-phosphate reductoisomerase has product MIRRRITVLGATGSVGASTLDLMAQAEATGTGAFEVEALTGGANIAKLAEQAKRWRPKLAVTADPARLGELRDALSGTDVAVAAGDAAIVEAATRPADWIMASIVGAAGLKSAWAAAGTGATLALANKESLVCCGPALIERVKRAGGRLIPVDSEHSAIFQVFPAEAPERVAKLILTASGGPFRKTPREQMVAITPEQAVAHPNWSMGAKISVDSATMANKGLEMIEAAYLFDTPQDRIDVVVHPESIIHSLVEYVDGSTLAQMGPPDMRTPIACAMAWPDRIAWPAPKLDLAALGRLTFEAPDLTRFPALDLARQALKAGGATPAVFNAANEVAAFAFLDRKLAFLNIAAVVAETLERATKAGMAFGSGDACGAALSVDAETRRMAESVIASLANAA; this is encoded by the coding sequence GTGATCCGGCGTCGCATCACTGTGCTTGGCGCGACCGGATCGGTCGGCGCTTCCACGCTGGACCTGATGGCTCAAGCCGAGGCGACGGGCACGGGCGCGTTCGAGGTCGAGGCCCTGACGGGCGGCGCCAATATCGCCAAACTGGCCGAGCAGGCCAAACGCTGGCGGCCCAAGCTGGCCGTGACGGCGGATCCTGCGCGGTTGGGCGAACTGCGCGACGCCTTGTCCGGCACGGACGTCGCTGTCGCCGCCGGCGACGCCGCCATCGTCGAGGCGGCGACGCGACCCGCCGACTGGATCATGGCGTCCATCGTCGGAGCGGCGGGTTTGAAGTCCGCGTGGGCGGCCGCGGGAACGGGTGCGACCCTGGCGCTGGCCAACAAGGAAAGCTTGGTCTGCTGCGGGCCCGCCCTGATCGAACGGGTCAAGCGGGCAGGGGGGCGCTTGATCCCCGTCGATTCCGAGCACTCCGCCATCTTCCAGGTGTTTCCGGCCGAAGCGCCTGAGCGGGTGGCCAAGCTGATCCTCACCGCATCGGGCGGGCCTTTTCGCAAGACGCCGCGCGAGCAGATGGTCGCCATCACGCCGGAACAGGCCGTCGCCCACCCTAACTGGAGCATGGGCGCCAAGATTTCAGTCGATAGCGCCACCATGGCCAACAAGGGCCTGGAGATGATCGAGGCGGCTTATCTGTTCGATACGCCGCAGGATCGGATCGACGTCGTGGTGCACCCCGAATCGATCATCCACAGCCTTGTGGAATATGTGGATGGTTCGACGCTGGCCCAGATGGGACCGCCGGATATGCGCACGCCGATCGCCTGCGCCATGGCCTGGCCGGATCGGATCGCGTGGCCGGCGCCCAAGCTGGATCTGGCTGCGCTGGGTCGGCTGACGTTCGAAGCGCCCGATCTGACGCGCTTTCCCGCCCTCGATCTGGCGCGTCAGGCCCTGAAGGCGGGCGGCGCGACGCCCGCCGTGTTCAACGCCGCCAACGAGGTCGCCGCCTTCGCCTTCCTTGACCGCAAGCTGGCGTTTCTCAATATTGCCGCAGTCGTCGCCGAAACCCTTGAGCGTGCGACGAAAGCGGGGATGGCTTTCGGTTCTGGAGACGCCTGCGGCGCGGCCCTTTCGGTCGACGCCGAGACGCGTCGAATGGCCGAGAGCGTCATCGCCAGCCTTGCGAATGCGGCCTGA
- a CDS encoding phosphatidate cytidylyltransferase, with amino-acid sequence MAVKGRDIALRAASAVVLAPAAVAATWGGGVWFLALMIVASVVLAFEWAAMSAPHARRVMGGAVSFGVVAAVISAHFGAMSVAFIMLVFGAVAAGVYARSRGQEALDAAYGVLYLGWPSVLLIWLRDVDSLIGLHWTVLVFAVAWSADIVAYLAGSTFGGPKLWPRFSPNKTWSGFIGGVAAGAVAGAVMTAWVNMGALSVVWGAVLGFAAALATMAGDLWESALKRRFGVKDAGNTIPGHGGLLDRVDGLMFAVVVVAAGRLIVLMLERGA; translated from the coding sequence ATGGCGGTCAAGGGTCGGGATATCGCCCTCAGGGCTGCGTCCGCCGTCGTGCTGGCGCCCGCAGCCGTCGCTGCGACGTGGGGCGGCGGCGTGTGGTTCCTGGCGCTGATGATCGTCGCCAGCGTCGTCCTGGCTTTCGAATGGGCGGCGATGAGTGCGCCCCATGCGCGCCGCGTCATGGGCGGCGCGGTCAGCTTCGGCGTCGTGGCTGCTGTAATCAGCGCTCATTTCGGCGCCATGTCCGTCGCCTTCATCATGCTGGTGTTCGGCGCGGTCGCGGCCGGAGTCTATGCCCGTAGTCGAGGGCAGGAGGCGCTGGATGCCGCCTATGGCGTGCTCTATCTCGGCTGGCCTTCGGTCCTGCTGATCTGGCTGCGCGACGTCGACAGTTTGATAGGGCTGCACTGGACCGTGCTGGTCTTCGCCGTCGCCTGGTCGGCCGACATCGTGGCCTACCTGGCAGGATCCACCTTTGGCGGACCCAAGCTGTGGCCGCGCTTTTCGCCGAACAAGACCTGGTCGGGGTTCATCGGCGGCGTTGCGGCCGGCGCGGTTGCGGGCGCCGTAATGACGGCCTGGGTCAATATGGGCGCCTTGAGCGTCGTCTGGGGGGCGGTGCTGGGCTTTGCCGCGGCCTTGGCGACCATGGCGGGCGATCTGTGGGAATCGGCGCTGAAGCGACGGTTCGGGGTCAAGGATGCGGGCAACACCATTCCCGGCCACGGCGGCCTGCTGGACCGTGTCGATGGTTTGATGTTCGCGGTCGTCGTCGTCGCGGCGGGCCGACTGATCGTCCTGATGCTGGAGCGTGGGGCGTGA
- the uppS gene encoding polyprenyl diphosphate synthase encodes MDGNGRWAKARGLPRALGHREGVQALKRTIQAAPDLGIDCLTVFGFSTENWSRPEDEVSDLMGLVRSYVASDLARLTKAGVRLKILGRREGLPADIAAIIERAEAQTAHNDRFLLQVAFNYGGRADLVDAARRHMERVLAGETVEPFNEAILTSGLATAGSPPLDLIVRTSGEQRLSNFLLWEAAYAELVFQDILWPDYGPKALAEAISAFGQRDRRFGGRVIAPERATA; translated from the coding sequence ATGGACGGCAATGGACGCTGGGCGAAGGCGCGCGGTCTGCCGCGCGCCCTTGGCCACCGCGAAGGCGTCCAGGCGCTGAAGCGTACGATCCAGGCGGCGCCGGATCTCGGCATCGATTGCCTGACGGTGTTCGGCTTCTCCACCGAAAACTGGAGCCGGCCCGAAGACGAGGTATCGGATCTGATGGGGCTGGTGCGGTCCTACGTCGCCAGCGATCTGGCCCGCCTCACCAAGGCCGGCGTCCGGCTGAAGATCCTGGGGCGACGCGAAGGTCTGCCGGCCGACATCGCCGCCATCATCGAACGGGCCGAGGCCCAGACCGCCCATAACGATCGATTCCTGTTGCAGGTCGCCTTCAACTACGGCGGTCGTGCGGATTTGGTGGACGCGGCGCGTCGCCATATGGAGCGGGTGCTGGCGGGCGAGACGGTCGAGCCTTTCAACGAGGCGATCCTGACCTCGGGCCTGGCCACGGCGGGCTCGCCGCCGCTTGATCTGATCGTGCGCACGTCGGGCGAGCAGCGACTGTCGAACTTCCTGTTGTGGGAGGCCGCCTACGCCGAGCTCGTCTTCCAAGACATTCTGTGGCCCGACTATGGCCCCAAGGCGCTGGCTGAGGCGATCTCGGCCTTTGGTCAGCGCGATCGCCGTTTCGGCGGACGCGTGATCGCGCCTGAGCGCGCGACAGCCTGA
- the frr gene encoding ribosome recycling factor, translated as MAKPELKTYRDRMDRSVAALKEEFSGLRTGRANAGLLEPVRVEAYGSASPLTAVAAISVPEPRMISVSVWDKGMVVAVEKAIRNANLGLNPIVDGQTLRIPVPPLTEERRKDLVKLAGKYAEQQKISVRNVRRDANDDLKKAEKAGEISQDEQKKMETEVQKDTDAAIKRIDETLKTKEQEIMQV; from the coding sequence ATGGCAAAGCCTGAACTGAAGACTTATCGCGACCGCATGGATCGCTCCGTCGCCGCGCTGAAGGAAGAGTTCAGCGGTCTGCGCACCGGTCGCGCCAACGCCGGCCTGCTGGAGCCCGTGCGGGTCGAAGCCTACGGCTCGGCCTCACCCCTGACCGCCGTCGCCGCCATCAGCGTGCCCGAGCCGCGCATGATCAGCGTCAGCGTCTGGGACAAGGGCATGGTGGTCGCCGTCGAAAAGGCGATCCGCAACGCCAACCTGGGCCTGAACCCGATCGTGGACGGCCAGACCCTGCGCATTCCGGTGCCGCCTCTGACCGAGGAACGCCGCAAGGACCTGGTCAAGCTGGCCGGCAAATATGCCGAGCAGCAGAAAATCTCGGTTCGCAACGTCCGCCGCGACGCCAACGACGACCTGAAGAAGGCCGAGAAGGCCGGCGAGATCAGCCAGGACGAACAAAAGAAGATGGAGACCGAGGTCCAGAAGGACACCGACGCGGCCATCAAGCGCATCGACGAGACCTTGAAGACCAAGGAACAAGAGATCATGCAGGTCTGA
- the pyrH gene encoding UMP kinase has protein sequence MPDAPSTFRYKRVLLKVSGEVLMGDQSFGVDMKTVDAVAKAVADVAAEGVEICLVIGGGNIFRGLSKAAAGMERAQADYMGMLATIMNALAMQSALEKIGVSTRVQSAIPMAAIAEPYIRRRALRHLEKGRVVIFAAGVGAPFFTTDSGAALRAAEMGCDALLKGTSVDGVYTADPKKDPDATRYETLSYQDVLAKDLRVMDASAIAMMRDTGIPIVVFSIREDNSLRRTLTGEGTFTVIQDVA, from the coding sequence ATGCCCGACGCCCCCTCGACCTTCCGCTACAAACGCGTCCTGCTGAAGGTGTCGGGCGAGGTGCTGATGGGCGACCAGTCGTTCGGCGTCGATATGAAGACGGTCGATGCTGTAGCCAAGGCCGTCGCGGACGTAGCGGCCGAGGGCGTGGAAATCTGTCTGGTCATCGGTGGCGGCAACATCTTCCGCGGTCTGTCCAAGGCGGCCGCTGGCATGGAGCGAGCCCAGGCCGACTATATGGGCATGCTGGCGACGATCATGAACGCCCTGGCCATGCAATCCGCGCTGGAGAAGATCGGCGTCTCGACCCGCGTGCAGAGCGCCATTCCGATGGCGGCCATCGCCGAACCCTACATTCGTCGTCGCGCCCTGCGGCACCTGGAAAAGGGCCGGGTCGTGATCTTCGCCGCCGGCGTGGGCGCACCGTTCTTCACCACGGACTCGGGCGCAGCGTTGCGTGCGGCGGAGATGGGCTGTGACGCCCTTCTGAAGGGCACCAGTGTTGACGGGGTCTATACCGCCGACCCGAAGAAGGATCCTGACGCGACGCGGTATGAGACGCTGTCCTATCAGGATGTGCTGGCCAAGGATCTGCGCGTCATGGACGCCTCGGCCATCGCCATGATGCGCGACACGGGCATACCGATCGTGGTCTTCTCCATTCGAGAAGACAATTCGCTGCGCCGGACCCTGACCGGCGAAGGCACGTTCACGGTCATTCAGGACGTCGCCTGA
- the tsf gene encoding translation elongation factor Ts, with protein sequence MAEITAALVKELRERSGVGMMDCKKALVENDGNIEAAIDWLRAKGLSKAAKKADRVAAEGLVAVASKEDGKGEVAAAIEFNAETDFVARNELFQNAAKSFAQLGLEHHSVEALHGAELEAGKTVQDEVTNMIATIGENMQLRRAARLSVSEGVVSTYVHNAVSPGVGRIGVLVALEGEGDKTALRELGRKIAMHVAATAPLSLNTDDLDPAAIEKERTVLTEKAKEEGRPEAMIAKIVEGQINKFQKDVVLSKQPFVMDPDVTIEQLVANSAKELGSSNLHLAGFVRLALGEGVEKVEGPDFASEVASMMGGN encoded by the coding sequence ATGGCCGAGATCACTGCCGCCCTCGTGAAGGAGCTTCGCGAGCGTTCGGGCGTCGGCATGATGGACTGCAAGAAGGCGCTGGTCGAAAACGACGGCAACATCGAAGCAGCAATCGACTGGCTGCGCGCCAAGGGCCTGTCCAAGGCCGCCAAGAAGGCCGACCGCGTCGCCGCTGAGGGTCTGGTCGCCGTCGCGTCGAAGGAAGACGGCAAGGGCGAAGTCGCCGCCGCCATCGAGTTCAACGCCGAAACCGACTTCGTCGCCCGCAACGAGCTGTTCCAGAACGCCGCCAAGTCGTTCGCCCAACTGGGTCTGGAGCACCACTCGGTCGAGGCCCTGCACGGCGCCGAACTGGAAGCCGGCAAGACGGTCCAGGACGAAGTGACCAACATGATCGCCACCATCGGCGAAAACATGCAACTGCGCCGCGCCGCCCGCCTGTCGGTGTCGGAAGGCGTCGTCTCGACCTACGTCCACAACGCGGTTTCGCCGGGCGTCGGCCGTATCGGCGTGCTGGTCGCTCTGGAAGGCGAGGGCGACAAGACCGCGCTTCGCGAACTGGGCCGCAAGATCGCCATGCACGTCGCCGCCACCGCGCCGCTTTCGCTGAACACCGACGACCTGGACCCCGCCGCCATCGAGAAGGAACGCACCGTTCTGACCGAAAAGGCCAAGGAAGAAGGTCGCCCGGAAGCCATGATCGCCAAGATCGTGGAAGGCCAGATCAACAAGTTCCAGAAGGACGTGGTGCTGTCCAAGCAGCCGTTCGTCATGGATCCGGACGTGACCATCGAACAACTGGTCGCCAACTCGGCCAAGGAACTGGGCTCCTCCAACCTGCACCTGGCGGGCTTCGTCCGCCTGGCGCTGGGTGAAGGCGTCGAGAAGGTCGAAGGCCCCGACTTCGCGTCGGAAGTCGCCTCCATGATGGGCGGCAACTAA
- the rpsB gene encoding 30S ribosomal protein S2 → MALPEFSMRTLLEAGAHFGHQTHRWNPKMDRYIFGSRSNIHIIDLSQTMPLFHQALVAVREVAAKGGRVLFVGTKRQAAEPVAEAAKRCAQYYMNNRWLGGTLTNWRTVSGSIARLRELEGILENGGEGRVKKELLNLQREKDKLELSLGGIKDMGSIPDIMFVIDTNKEAIAIQEARKLNIPIIAILDTNSDPDGITYPVPGNDDAARAIQTYCDLIADAVLDGLAAGASASGIDLGASEAPVEPMLREASAPKAEAEAAPAGTEGAAAELEAAAEPAAETEKAEG, encoded by the coding sequence ATGGCTCTGCCTGAATTCTCGATGCGCACCCTGCTTGAAGCAGGCGCCCACTTCGGCCACCAGACGCACCGCTGGAACCCGAAGATGGACCGCTACATCTTCGGCTCGCGCTCGAACATCCACATCATCGACCTGTCGCAGACGATGCCGCTGTTCCACCAGGCTCTGGTGGCCGTGCGTGAAGTCGCCGCAAAGGGCGGTCGCGTTCTGTTCGTCGGCACCAAGCGCCAGGCCGCAGAGCCGGTCGCCGAAGCCGCCAAGCGCTGCGCCCAGTACTACATGAACAACCGTTGGCTCGGCGGCACGCTGACCAACTGGCGCACCGTTTCGGGCTCGATCGCTCGTCTGCGTGAGCTGGAAGGCATTCTGGAAAACGGCGGCGAAGGCCGCGTCAAGAAAGAGCTGCTGAACCTGCAGCGCGAGAAGGACAAGCTTGAGCTGTCGCTGGGCGGCATCAAGGACATGGGTTCGATCCCGGACATCATGTTCGTGATCGACACCAACAAGGAAGCGATCGCGATCCAGGAAGCCCGCAAGCTGAACATCCCGATCATCGCCATCCTGGACACCAACTCGGATCCGGACGGCATCACCTATCCGGTCCCCGGCAACGACGACGCCGCCCGCGCCATCCAGACCTACTGCGACCTGATCGCCGACGCCGTTCTGGACGGCCTGGCCGCCGGCGCTTCGGCCTCGGGCATCGACCTGGGCGCTTCGGAAGCTCCGGTCGAGCCGATGCTGCGTGAAGCCTCGGCCCCCAAGGCTGAAGCCGAAGCCGCGCCGGCCGGCACGGAAGGCGCCGCCGCCGAACTGGAAGCCGCTGCTGAGCCGGCTGCCGAAACCGAGAAGGCCGAGGGCTAA
- a CDS encoding DUF4142 domain-containing protein, which produces MKYLAIASVASLALLAACNQGGDSAAQNTGEAVNATQDATSGVVGQTSAMTMGANTVDGFVTGLGTGNMYELEAAKIAAAKSKNADVKALAAMITKDHTAAGEKLAAAQATAAPNVAIPTTLDERRKGLIDNLNAATPDDFDKVYLDQQVAAHNETLTLLNGFADNTEAPALATLARELVTPVTAHRDRARTLLDAIK; this is translated from the coding sequence ATGAAATATCTCGCCATCGCCAGCGTCGCCTCGCTGGCCCTTCTCGCCGCCTGCAACCAGGGTGGCGACAGCGCCGCCCAGAACACCGGCGAAGCGGTCAACGCCACCCAAGACGCCACGTCCGGCGTCGTGGGCCAGACCTCGGCCATGACCATGGGCGCCAACACCGTCGACGGTTTCGTCACCGGCCTGGGCACCGGCAACATGTATGAGCTGGAAGCCGCCAAGATCGCCGCAGCCAAGTCCAAGAATGCGGACGTGAAGGCCCTGGCCGCCATGATCACCAAGGATCACACCGCAGCCGGCGAGAAGCTGGCCGCCGCTCAGGCGACCGCTGCGCCGAACGTCGCCATCCCCACGACGTTGGACGAACGCCGCAAGGGCCTGATCGACAATCTGAACGCCGCGACGCCGGACGACTTCGACAAGGTCTATCTGGACCAGCAGGTTGCCGCCCACAACGAGACGCTGACGCTGCTGAACGGCTTTGCCGACAACACCGAAGCGCCCGCCCTGGCCACGCTCGCACGCGAACTGGTGACGCCCGTCACTGCACACCGCGACCGCGCCCGCACTCTGCTGGACGCGATCAAGTAA